Sequence from the Aromatoleum petrolei genome:
TACCAGGGGGCGTTCAGCCGTCACTATGCACGACTGCCGTGGGCGCGCGTAATCAGTTCCGGATACACGGTCGCGCAGAAGCTGCGCGCCGAAGGCACCGATGCGGTGTTCGTGCCCAAGGGCTACGACCAGACGATGTTGCGCAACCTCGGCCTGGAGCGCGATGTCGAGCTAGCATTCGTCGGTAGCACCAAGAGTTCAGTGTATACCGAGCGTCGCCGCACGCTCGACGACATCGCGGCGCGCGAGCAGCTCCTGATCACCCGCACGGCGTCCGGCGACGAGTATCTGCGCATGCTCAACCGCATCCGCTTCTTCATCAGTGCCGATGCCGGCATCGGCGAATACATGATCAAGAATTTCGAGGCGATGGCCTGCGGCTGTGTGCTGTTCGCCTACGACCAGGGCGAGCAGGAGAACGTCGCGCTGGGTCTTCGCGACATGGAGAATATCGTGCTGTATCGTGATGCTGCCGAGGTGAGTGCGAAGCTCGCGCGCTTGCGTGCGGATTCATCGCTTGCAGCTCGCATCGCTGCAGCCGGGCAATCTTTGGCCGAAACCCAGTACCGGTTTGATGTTCTTGGCGCCCGTATCGCGCAGGCCTTGGTGCCCCCTTTGCGCGCTCGGCGTCCGCTTAATTGGATCGACAAACTTCGGCAGAGCCTAGGCATTTGAGCCTTGATACCCGTTCCGGCGCAGCCCGCACGCATATGCGGCGGCGCCTCAAGCAGGCGAATACGAATACCGATGAGAAAGTACCTCTGGAAGTTGTTTCCCAAGCCAGTCCGAGAGACGATTCTGAACCGGTTCTCGGTGGTCGATCGCGGCGCCATCGACAAGATCCTCTCGGATAACGTCCGCCTGCCCGTGGACTTCGAACGTCAGCGTTGCATCTTCATCCACGTGCCCAAGTGTGCCGGTAGCAGCGTCAAGAAGTCGCTTTTTCAGCAACGCACCCACGGCCACATGCCCTTGTGGTTTTACGAGCGGAGCTTTCCTGACTTTTTCGCTTCGGCGTACAAGTTCTGTTTCGTTCGCAACCCTCTCGACCGCGCCTATTCGGCGTATCGATACTTGCGTTCGAACAAGAGCATTGAGCGAGACTTTGCCGCGCATCAGCTTGCGATGCGTTACGACAGCTTCGACCGATTCGTGCAACACTGGCTGTGCGATGAAAACGCCCATCGGCAGATGCATTTCGCACCGCAATGGCGCTTCCTATGCGATTCGCTCGGTGAAGTCCGCATGGATTTCATTGGGCGCCAGGAAACGATCACGGACGATTTTCATCAGGTTTGCGCGCGCCTCGGTGTGGGGTCGGGTCTCGAGTCCGTGAATGTTTCGGCCGAGCGCCCGCAGGCACTCACCTTCGAGTCCCGCACTGTCGATCGGATCCGCCGAGTGTATGAGCGCGACTACGAACTATTGGGTTATTGAGGCGAATTGAGCATGGCCATCAAGTTGTACTGGTGTCGCGGCAAGGGGCGTGACGATCCGGGGCAGAGGAATTTCGGCGACTACCTTTCGCCGCTGATCGTCGAGATGGCTGCGCGCAAACCGGTCGAATACGCGCCCATCGACAAGGCCGACATGATGGCGATCGGTTCCATCATGAACCGCGAACAGAAGGCGAAGCGCTTCTTCCTGCCGCGCCGCCTGCATGTCTGGGGAAGCGGCACGGACGCACCGGAGCGAGTGTTCTCGGCGCGGCATCACTACCACGCCGTGCGCGGCCGCCTCACCCGCGAGCAGATCGAAGCGGGCGCGGGGCTGAAAGGAGTGGCGCAGGGAGATCCGGGTCTGCTCGCGGATCGTTGGTGGGCGGGCCGGCCGAAGCCTGCGAAGCGCTTCACCCTTGGCTTCATTCCGCACTACGTCGATCAGGCGGCGCCCATCGTCGGGCACGTCGGTGCGTTGCCCGGGGTGAAGGTCATCGATGTCTACTGGCCGGTCGAAGAAGTTCTGAGGGCGGTCCAGGAGTGCCACTTCATCGTTTCGTCGAGCATGCATGGGCTGATCGTCTCGGACGCCTTCGGGGTTCCAAATCGACGCATCGCGATCTCGCGCGGCAAGATCTCGGACTACAAGTTCGCCGACTACTACTCGGCGTTCGGCATCGACGAACCCGCCTGCCTCTCTCCGGAGGATATCCTTGCGCGCGTCGATGGCGAATTCGGTGCGCTCGTCGGGGCTTGTGGACGCCCCGGCATAGAGGCTATCAAGGACAATCTGCTGACCGTGTTTCCGTCGCTCTGAGGTCTTCTTGCTAAAGCTGGATTTGCGCGACGGCCGTGCAGGATACTGGCTGGGGTCCGTCATTCTGTTCGTCTTCTGCGCGTCGTTCTACGCGCCGATTTCGTCCAAGGCATCGAACAACATCTTCTACGCCGGCCTCGGCCTGCCGGCGCTGACATGGTGGCTGTATCGGCCGCGCGTGGCGCTCGATCTGTTTCGCGTGGCGCCCGCGTTCTCCGTCGTCTACGCGCTGCTCGCGGCCTGGCTCAGCCTCGTCGATATCGCCTTCCTGAAGGATTCATCGTACCTCGCCGTGTTGTTCTTATGCTGTGCGATGCTGGATCGGCGGGGGCGCGGAGTGGTTGCGGCGTTTGGCGCGTTCGCGCTCGTCAGCGCAGGCATGTTCGCCTACGCCGTCTTCGACTGGATACGCCTGCTCGACACGCTCGATGTCTGGCCACGCGTGGCGCTGTGGGGGCAGGGGCAGAACCCCGTCTATGCGGCGCTGCTGATGGCTTCCTCGTTCACATTTCTGTGGCTGTTTTACGTTGAGCGTCGTCTGGCGTCTCGTCCGCGTTGGCTCTTCTGGGGCGCCTTCGCGCTCCTGACTGCACTTTGCGGAATGTGCGCGATCGTCTTTCAGGCCCGCTCCGCGCTCATCGGCTTTGCGGCCTTCTTCGCCGCCTACCTCGTTCAGCGTCGCCTCGTCTATGCCGGGTTGATCGTGGCAGCGGCCGCGTTGGCGACACTGTCGTTTTCCGGGCTGGACGGTACCTTGCTTGAACGCGGCTTGAGCTTCCGCCTCGATATCTGGCTCGATGCGTTGCGACGTCTGTCGTCCGATTGCAGCATCTGGGTCGGATGCGGCAAGGATGACTATCGTTTTCTCGGGCAGTTCTTCCACGCCCACAGCGCCTACGTTTCGATTCTCTACGAGGGCGGAGCGATCGCCCTGGCGCTTTTCCTCGCACTGGCCGCCGTGTTCTTCGTCACGACTTGGCGGAGCCGTTCGCGCTGGATGCTGGTCGCACTCGTCGGTTGGGCCGGCGTGGCGACGACGACGCCGGGGGTGATCGTGTCGCCGCGCACGCTGTGGGTGTTCTTCTGGATTCCGACGCTGATGGCCGTGCTCGACAGCGGCCGCCCGGCTCTGGAGTCCTACTACCGCGCCCGCGACGCGGTCAGCCGGCGCGGTTGAGGTTTGGCATGCGCGTCATGTGTTCCGGTTCAAGATGGATGCCGGACGCTGCGTTGTAGTGCGCGAGGAAACTGAGCGCACCGGCCTCGTTGATGAGGCGCGTGTCGGCCTTGTAGCGGAACACATGGCGGAAATTGCGCACGCGCTTGTGGCGGCTGATCGGGCTGCACTGCACGCTCATGTCGGAGACGTCGATCAGGCCGAATTCGCCGTCGGGCATTAAGAGGACGTTGCCTAGGTGCAGCGAGCGGAAGTAGATGCCTTCGTCGTGGAGTTTGGCGATGAAGCCCGCGAGGCGCAGCAGCAGCGCGGCGCGCTCATCGGGGCCCAAGCCGGGGAGCAGGCTGCGGATGGTATCGCCGGGCAGGGGCCAGTAGCGCACCGCGGTCTTGCGTTCGCTGTCGATGTCGTAGGTGTCGAGCACCTGCGGACAGGGGATGTTGCGCGCGGCGAGCGCTTCGGCGTTGCGCCGGAAGCAGTCCGCCGGCGGGAAGAACAGCGCCGAGGACAGGAAGCGCTTGCGGCGGAAGAGCTTGAGGAAGGAGCCGTCGGCGAGACGCAGGACCTTTTCGCCGCGCGGGTCGGCCTCGATGACCGTCGCGCCCTTGCGCAAGGCGGAAAAGGCTTCACGGTTGAGTGGAGTCACTGGGCGCTGCCGGAGGAATCAAAGGTACAATTTTAACCCGCATGTTGCAGTGCAGGCCGGATTTCGCGGCAGTGCACGAATCCCCTTTCCGGAAGCCCTACAACTTGAAGCGCACCAAAGAAACGCACTCCGCTTCCAGCCTCAAGATCTATTTCCGTCTGCTGGGCTACGTCCGGCCCTATGTGCCGGCGTTTGCGCTGAGCATCGTCGGCTTCCTGATCTTCGCGTCGTCGCAGCCGATGTTGGCGGGCATCCTGAAGTATTTCGTCGACGGGCTGTCGAATCCCGATGCGGCGGCCTTCGCCGGCGTGCCGCTGCTTGAATCCCTGCCGCTGATGAAGGCAGTGCCAGTACTGATTGTGGCGATCGCGGTGTGGCAGGGGTTGGGTTCCTACCTGGGAAACTATTTCCTCGCCAAGGTTTCGCTGGGCCTCGTGCAGGACTTGCGGCTGGCGCTGTTCGACAGCTTGTTGCGACTGCCCAACCGCTATTTCGATGAGACCAACTCCGGGCACCTGATCTCGCGCATCACCTTCAACGTGACGATGGTGACCGGCGCGGCCACCGACGCGATCAAGGTCGTAATCCGCGAGGGGCTCACGATCGTGTTCCTGTTCGGTTACCTGCTGTGGATGAACTGGAAGCTCACCCTGGTGATGCTCGCGATCCTGCCGGTGATCGGGCTGATGGTGACGAGCGCGAGCCGCAAGTTCCGCAAGCAGAGCAAGAAGATCCAGGCGGCGATGGGCGACGTCACGCACGTCGCGTCCGAGACCATCCAGGGCTACCGCGTGGTGCGCAGCTTCGGCGGCGAGGCTTACGAGTCGCGGCGCTTCCGCGCGGCCAGCGAGGACAACACGCGCAAGCAACTCAGGATGGTGAAGACCGGCGCGACCTATACCCCGATGCTGCAGCTGGTGAGCTACACGGCAATGTCGGTGCTGCTGTTCCTCGTGCTGTGGCTGCGCGGCGACGCGTCGGCGGGCGACCTCGTCGCCTACATCACCGCGGCAGGGCTGCTGCCCAAGCCGATCCGGCAGCTGTCGGAAGTGAGCTCGACGATCCAGAAGGGCGTCGCCGGGGCCGAGAGCATCTTCGAGCAGCTCGACACGCCGCCCGAGGAGGACCGCGGCACGGTCGAACGCGAGCGGGTCAGCGGGCGGCTGGAGGTGTGCGACCTCAGCTTCCGCTATCCGGGCAGTGATCGGGTGGTCCTTGACGGCATCGACTTCGCCGTCGAGCCGGGGCAGATGGTCGCGCTGGTGGGGCGCTCCGGCAGTGGCAAGTCCACGCTCGCGAACCTGATCCCGCGCTTCTACCATCACGAAAGCGGGCGGATCCTGCTCGACGGCGTGGACGTCGAGGACTACACGCTGATGAATCTGCGCCGCCACATCGCGCTCGTGACGCAGCAGGTGACGCTCTTCAACGACACGGTCGCGAACAACATCGCCTACGGCGACCTCGCCGGGGCGCCGCGCGAGGCCGTCGAGCGCGCCGCGCAGGCGGCCTTTGCGGCGGAGTTCATCGAACGCCTGCCGCAGGGTTACGATACCGAGATCGGCGAGAACGGGGTGATGCTGTCGGGTGGCCAGCGCCAGCGTCTGGCGATCGCACGCGCACTGCTGAAGGATGCCCCAGTCCTGATCCTCGACGAAGCGACCTCGGCGCTCGATACCGAGTCCGAACGCCACATCCAGGCAGCGCTCGACCGCGTGATGGCGGGACGGACGACGCTGGTGATCGCACACCGGCTGTCGACGATCGAGAAGGCCGACGTGATCATGGTCATGGAGCAGGGGCGCATTGTCGAGCGCGGTTCGCATGCCGAACTGCTCGCGCACGATGGCGCGTATGCGCGGCTGCATGCGATGCAGTTCGCGGAGCAGGGTGAAGGGGCGGCCGCCGGTTAAGGTCGCCGCGTTCTGTTAAGGCGGGAGGCGCGCGGCAGATCCCGCCGGTCGTAGCCGGGTTGTCCCGGCGTGCCTGTTCGTCGGCCGCGTGGCGGGATGCGCCGTGCTACTCCCGCCCTACGTTCATTGGGCGGCGCGGCGGTTGTCGTACATCATGAAGCGCGAGGTTTCGTGCAGCCCCCGCGCGAGCGCCGCGAGGCGGGCAAATTCCTCGGGGTGGGCGTCGGCGACGTTGTCGGTCGGGGTCTTCGACGCGAGGTCGTGCATGGTCGCCTTGCTGCCGTCGTGGTTCATCTGCACAAGGAAACTGCGTGTGACGGCACCGATCAGCGGAAAGGCGCCTTCGCGCAGGATCACGTGCACGGCGCGCTCGCCCTCGGGGGCGGGGAGCTGCAGGTCGCGGCCGAGTGCGCCGTTGCGGTACTCGACGCCGAGCAGCCCGGCGATGGTCGGCAGCAGGTCGACGAGGCTCGCGGCTTCCTCGAAGACGCGCGGTTTCAGCAGCTTGGGCGCGTAGATCACCGCGGGGACGTGGGTGCTCTCGAGGTTCAACTGCTCGAACGCGGGCGGCATGAAGGGCAGGCGGCTGATGCGGCCGTTGTGGTCGCCGAAGAGCACGAAGATGGTGTTGTCGAACCAGCCGTCGCGCTTGGCGATCTCCATCAGGCGGCCGATGTTGTGATCCAGCAAGCGCACTGCGTTGTACTGGTCGACGTCCTGGAAGCTGGCGTCCTGCACTGCCTGCAGCGAGGGCTTGCGGATCTCGAAGCCCTCGTTGTCGGCGGGAATGGTGTAGGGGCGGTGATTGCCGGCGGTCTGGAGGTAGGCGAAGAAGGGGCGTTTCTTCGCGTCGTCCTTCAGCAGCGCGCTGCTCTCGCGGAATAGGTTGAGGTCGGAGATCCCCCACACGTCGTCGTTGGGTGACTTCCACGCGCCTTCCTCGAAAAGTTCGATGCCGTCGATGCTGCTCTGGATCAGCGCGTTCATGTTGGCCCAGCCGGCGCTGCCGCCGATCGCGTACACCTTGCGATGTTCCTTTAGCGCGTTGATGAGCGTGTGCTGGTTGCTGATGAAGGGGTTGCGCGTCGCGCTCTCGGCGCGGGCGGCGTCGGGGATGCCGGTGATGCTGGCCCACACGGTCTTGGCGGTGCCGGAGACCGGGACGTGGAAGTTGCGGAACAGCCAGCCGTCGCGCGCGATTGCGTCGAGGTTGGGCGTCGGGTCGAGCGGGTTGCCGAAGCTGCCGACGCGGCTCGCGCCGAGCGATTCGAGCATCACGAAGACGACGTTGGGTGCGCGCTGGAATTGCAGCCTGTGCGGCTGGGGGCCGATGTGGCGCGTGATGTTCAGTTTCTCGGGGTCGGGTTCGGTGACGCCGAGGTAGCGCGTCATCAGCTCGTAGTGCTTGGCGACTTGGGCGCGGTCGAAGGTTTCCTGCGGGGTGCGGATGGTGTCGTAGATGAAGATCACCGGGTTCAGGCCCAGCGCGCCGACCGCCGAGTTGCCGGACACGAAGGCGTCGCTCCAGCGCAGCGGGACGGGGTTCGAGGGGTTGATGCTGGTGACGCGGCCGATCAGGCCCAGCAAGGTCAGGATCGCCAGCGCGAACGCGCCGACGGCCGCACGCGAGAAGGTCGGATTGATCCGTGCCGGCCGGTCGAGCAGTCGGCGTTCGAGACGGATCGCGGCCCACAGCACGAGGAGCGAGGCCGCGAGCCAGCCGGCGGTGATCTTCAGCACCGGGTAGCTCTGCCACAGCATGCCTGCCGAGATGTCCTTATTGCCGAGGAAGCGCAGGATGGTCGAATTGACGCGCAGGCCGAGGTAGTCGTAGTGGCCGAAGTCGAGCACGTAGATGAGCAGCACCACGAACACCGCGAGGGCCAGGTACAGGCGCGACAGCCCGCGCACGAGGCTGCAACGTACGAGGTTCGCGCGTGGCAGGAAGGCCAGCAGCGCGACCGGCAGCATCATCAGGATCGCCAGGCGCAGATCGAAGCGCAGGCCGATGCCGACGGCCTCGACGATGCGCTCGCTGTCGATGTTGCCCATCGCGTCGAAGTCCGCGAAGCCGGCGAGGAAGGCGCCGCGCAGCAGCGCGAAGACGGCGAAGAGCAGGGCGGTGCCGCCGAGCAGGTAGCGCACGCGGCGGGACTGGAGCCAATCGGTCAGGAGCATGGGTGTTCGCGGGTCAAAGTGCGCTCAGGGGCGGCCGGGCAGCATCGCGGCGAGCCAGCGATGGAGTGGCGTATCCGCGGGCCAGTTGCGCAGGAAGCGGGCGCGATCGCGGCGCCAGGCACGGTGGAAGCCGACGATTGTAGCGTGCTGACGGGCGGCATCAAGGTCGATCAGCAGGGCCTTGTTGCCGTCCCACAGCAGGTTGGTGGCCTTCAGATCACCATGGCTTATGCGCTCCCGATACAGGGTGTCGAAGAGCGTCTTGAGGGACGCGGCTTCCGCGGGGGCGGGCTCCTCGTCGGCACGCAGGTGCGTGAGCATGTCGGGGCCGCCGCAGTATTCGGTGACGAGCCAGGCGCGGGCGCGCAGCGGGCCCCAACGCTCCTCGATCAGCGCCAGCGGCCTGGGGGTGGGGATGCCGAACAGCGCGAGTCGGTGCCCTTCACGCCACGAGTGCCAGGCACGCGTGGGGCGCCAGGCGCGCGAGAGCGCGTGACCGAAGTGTTTGAGGTTGTAGCGCTTGATGACGAAGCGGCGCTCGCCGAGTTCGACGAGCGAGACGGTGCAGGTGTTGCCGCGCTTGAGCGGGTGGCCGGTTTCGACCCAGTGGTCGGGGTCGGCGAGCAGCGGGGCGAGGGCGTCGGCCTCCGTGCGCACGACCGCCTCGAAGCGGTGCAGGCTGCGATGCACGCGGAAGAGCGTGCAGTCGCGCCCGGTCTTGGCGAGGTAGTCGCGCAAGCGCCAGGCGCGTTCGTGGCGCAGTGCGCGGGCGAGCACGGCCGCGTCGAGACTCTGCGCGCCGCCGTCGCGGTAGGCGGCGAGCAGTGGCGCGATCGCGCCATCCCAGGCGCGCGGCAACTGCGCGATCAGCATCGCGAGGTCGCGCGCGGCAGGCTTCGCGGCGAGCGGGGCGGGGGCAGTTGTCACGGCGTCGCCGTCGATGATGTAAAGATGCCCGTTGTGCAGCAGGAAATTGCCGAAATGCAGGTCGTCGTGGGCGAGCCCGGCGCGGTGCAGCCGGCCGAGCAGGCGGAAGGCCGGCACGAGCAACTCGCATGCATCGACGTCGCCGGGTAGGCGGTCGGCGAGGGGACGCCAGTGTTCGAGCAGCGTCGTCGCGCCGTCGAGGAACTCGGTCGTGAGCAGGTGGCCGCCGCCGGGCAGCGCGGCCGCGGCGATGAGGGCCGGGGTCGGAATGCCGGCCGCGGCGAGTGCCGCGATGCCCTGGCGTTCGCGTTCGGCGCGGCGGGCGCTGTTCTTGTCGATGAAGAGCTTGGCGAGCACGCGCCGTCCGTCCAGCAGGCTGTCGCCGACGACGCGCCTGCCGGGCAGCACGCGCAGCAGGCGGTTCATGACGAGTTCACGACCGTCGGTGAGGGCGACGCGGAAGGGCACGGCGGGGGCGCGCCCGGCTGCGCGCAGCGTGGCCGCGTCCGCGAGCGGAACGTCAGCCGCGGTTCGCGCAGATTGAAGACGGTCGGTCATCGGCGGGCGGCCTTGCGATGGCGGCGGCGCAGGATATGGTCTGCGAGGCGTGTGGCGGCATCGTCGAGGGAGTCGCGGCCCAGGTAGCGCAGCAGGAAGCGCAGTCGCTCGGTGGCCGCCGGTCCTCTGGTGTGGCGGTTCAGTGCGTCGAGGTCGCGTGCGCGGTCGCGGGTGCCGAGGACGATGCGGCGCGTCTTTTCGAGGTCGATCAGGCGTGCCGTGGCGCGGCCCCCGTCGACACGCACGAAGAGGTGCTTGGGATACAGGCAATTGTGCAGGTGGCCCGCGCCGTGCAGCGTGCGCGCGAGGCCGGCGACGGCGTCGACGATCGCGCGGCGGGTCGCGCGCGGCAGCGCCGGCCATTCGGCGAGCCAGCGGTCGAGCGGCTTGTGGTCGTCGAGCGCCCGCGTGACGAGCAGCGCACAGACCTTGCCGGCGATGCGGCGCTGGCCGAAGAATACCGCTTCGAGCGCCGGTACGTCGTCGTGCTGGTAGCGGCGGATGTTGCGGAATTCGCGCGCGAAAGTGGCTTCGCCGAGTGGGTGGCGCAGGCTGCGGCTGAGGTGGTCGATCTGGCGCTTGAGGTAGAAGGCCTGCACCGCGCCGTTGGCGTCCGCGAGCTCCAGGCGGCTCACGCTGCTCCAGCCGCCGCGGCCTGTGTTGGGGGCATCCACGTGGTCAAGTTCGAGCGCCCACAGCGCGTCGAAGCGGTCGAGGCCGTGCTGCGCAAAGAGCGCGCGCGCGGAATCGGCGAGGAAGTCGTCCTTCACCTTACTCGCGTCCTTCGAAGAAGGCGGTGATGCGCCGGATGCGAGCCTTGTCGGTCGCGTCGAGACGGCGTTTGTCGGCGTAGTCGAGGTAGAAGCGCAGGCGCTGCGTGCGCGTGAGGTGATATTTGGCGACCTTGTCGAGGCAGGCGAGGTCCTTGATCACACGGTAGGCGAGAAAGGGGCCCCACCAGAAGGTGCCGCCTGGGCAGTCGATGAGGAAAAGACGTGGTTGATTGCCGCCGCTGCCTTCATCGACGAGCAGGTTCCGCCACTTCAGGTCGTTGTGCGCGAAGCTGTGCGCATGCAGCGTGCGTGTGATGTCCGCGAGCTGCCGCGACACGCCGGCGACCCAGCGGCGGTCCTTGAGGCGTGCGTCGCGGGTATTGGCGAGCCGGGCGAGGTCGGTCGTGCGCGCCAGCTCGGCGGTGATCATCGCGCCGCGGTCGAAGGCGCCCAGCTTGCGCTCCAGGCCCCAGGCGACGACCGTCGCGGTCGGAATACCCCAGGCGGCGAAGTGGCGCAGGTTCTGCCATTCCGCCTTCACGCGCGGGCGGCCCAGCCAGCGCCGCAGGTGCTTGCCGGCGCCGTGGTAGCGCTTGACGTAGTAGTGGCGGCCGGCGACCTCGACCTTCAGCACTTCGGAGAGTGGGTCGCGCGCG
This genomic interval carries:
- a CDS encoding sulfotransferase family 2 domain-containing protein, encoding MRKYLWKLFPKPVRETILNRFSVVDRGAIDKILSDNVRLPVDFERQRCIFIHVPKCAGSSVKKSLFQQRTHGHMPLWFYERSFPDFFASAYKFCFVRNPLDRAYSAYRYLRSNKSIERDFAAHQLAMRYDSFDRFVQHWLCDENAHRQMHFAPQWRFLCDSLGEVRMDFIGRQETITDDFHQVCARLGVGSGLESVNVSAERPQALTFESRTVDRIRRVYERDYELLGY
- the msbA gene encoding lipid A export permease/ATP-binding protein MsbA encodes the protein MLQCRPDFAAVHESPFRKPYNLKRTKETHSASSLKIYFRLLGYVRPYVPAFALSIVGFLIFASSQPMLAGILKYFVDGLSNPDAAAFAGVPLLESLPLMKAVPVLIVAIAVWQGLGSYLGNYFLAKVSLGLVQDLRLALFDSLLRLPNRYFDETNSGHLISRITFNVTMVTGAATDAIKVVIREGLTIVFLFGYLLWMNWKLTLVMLAILPVIGLMVTSASRKFRKQSKKIQAAMGDVTHVASETIQGYRVVRSFGGEAYESRRFRAASEDNTRKQLRMVKTGATYTPMLQLVSYTAMSVLLFLVLWLRGDASAGDLVAYITAAGLLPKPIRQLSEVSSTIQKGVAGAESIFEQLDTPPEEDRGTVERERVSGRLEVCDLSFRYPGSDRVVLDGIDFAVEPGQMVALVGRSGSGKSTLANLIPRFYHHESGRILLDGVDVEDYTLMNLRRHIALVTQQVTLFNDTVANNIAYGDLAGAPREAVERAAQAAFAAEFIERLPQGYDTEIGENGVMLSGGQRQRLAIARALLKDAPVLILDEATSALDTESERHIQAALDRVMAGRTTLVIAHRLSTIEKADVIMVMEQGRIVERGSHAELLAHDGAYARLHAMQFAEQGEGAAAG
- a CDS encoding polysaccharide pyruvyl transferase family protein gives rise to the protein MAIKLYWCRGKGRDDPGQRNFGDYLSPLIVEMAARKPVEYAPIDKADMMAIGSIMNREQKAKRFFLPRRLHVWGSGTDAPERVFSARHHYHAVRGRLTREQIEAGAGLKGVAQGDPGLLADRWWAGRPKPAKRFTLGFIPHYVDQAAPIVGHVGALPGVKVIDVYWPVEEVLRAVQECHFIVSSSMHGLIVSDAFGVPNRRIAISRGKISDYKFADYYSAFGIDEPACLSPEDILARVDGEFGALVGACGRPGIEAIKDNLLTVFPSL
- a CDS encoding lipopolysaccharide kinase InaA family protein; the encoded protein is MTDRLQSARTAADVPLADAATLRAAGRAPAVPFRVALTDGRELVMNRLLRVLPGRRVVGDSLLDGRRVLAKLFIDKNSARRAERERQGIAALAAAGIPTPALIAAAALPGGGHLLTTEFLDGATTLLEHWRPLADRLPGDVDACELLVPAFRLLGRLHRAGLAHDDLHFGNFLLHNGHLYIIDGDAVTTAPAPLAAKPAARDLAMLIAQLPRAWDGAIAPLLAAYRDGGAQSLDAAVLARALRHERAWRLRDYLAKTGRDCTLFRVHRSLHRFEAVVRTEADALAPLLADPDHWVETGHPLKRGNTCTVSLVELGERRFVIKRYNLKHFGHALSRAWRPTRAWHSWREGHRLALFGIPTPRPLALIEERWGPLRARAWLVTEYCGGPDMLTHLRADEEPAPAEAASLKTLFDTLYRERISHGDLKATNLLWDGNKALLIDLDAARQHATIVGFHRAWRRDRARFLRNWPADTPLHRWLAAMLPGRP
- a CDS encoding phosphotransferase gives rise to the protein MTPLNREAFSALRKGATVIEADPRGEKVLRLADGSFLKLFRRKRFLSSALFFPPADCFRRNAEALAARNIPCPQVLDTYDIDSERKTAVRYWPLPGDTIRSLLPGLGPDERAALLLRLAGFIAKLHDEGIYFRSLHLGNVLLMPDGEFGLIDVSDMSVQCSPISRHKRVRNFRHVFRYKADTRLINEAGALSFLAHYNAASGIHLEPEHMTRMPNLNRAG
- a CDS encoding LTA synthase family protein, with protein sequence MLLTDWLQSRRVRYLLGGTALLFAVFALLRGAFLAGFADFDAMGNIDSERIVEAVGIGLRFDLRLAILMMLPVALLAFLPRANLVRCSLVRGLSRLYLALAVFVVLLIYVLDFGHYDYLGLRVNSTILRFLGNKDISAGMLWQSYPVLKITAGWLAASLLVLWAAIRLERRLLDRPARINPTFSRAAVGAFALAILTLLGLIGRVTSINPSNPVPLRWSDAFVSGNSAVGALGLNPVIFIYDTIRTPQETFDRAQVAKHYELMTRYLGVTEPDPEKLNITRHIGPQPHRLQFQRAPNVVFVMLESLGASRVGSFGNPLDPTPNLDAIARDGWLFRNFHVPVSGTAKTVWASITGIPDAARAESATRNPFISNQHTLINALKEHRKVYAIGGSAGWANMNALIQSSIDGIELFEEGAWKSPNDDVWGISDLNLFRESSALLKDDAKKRPFFAYLQTAGNHRPYTIPADNEGFEIRKPSLQAVQDASFQDVDQYNAVRLLDHNIGRLMEIAKRDGWFDNTIFVLFGDHNGRISRLPFMPPAFEQLNLESTHVPAVIYAPKLLKPRVFEEAASLVDLLPTIAGLLGVEYRNGALGRDLQLPAPEGERAVHVILREGAFPLIGAVTRSFLVQMNHDGSKATMHDLASKTPTDNVADAHPEEFARLAALARGLHETSRFMMYDNRRAAQ
- a CDS encoding lipopolysaccharide kinase InaA family protein, whose amino-acid sequence is MKDDFLADSARALFAQHGLDRFDALWALELDHVDAPNTGRGGWSSVSRLELADANGAVQAFYLKRQIDHLSRSLRHPLGEATFAREFRNIRRYQHDDVPALEAVFFGQRRIAGKVCALLVTRALDDHKPLDRWLAEWPALPRATRRAIVDAVAGLARTLHGAGHLHNCLYPKHLFVRVDGGRATARLIDLEKTRRIVLGTRDRARDLDALNRHTRGPAATERLRFLLRYLGRDSLDDAATRLADHILRRRHRKAARR
- a CDS encoding lipopolysaccharide kinase InaA family protein, translated to MSSWKLNADYLRTNGNEAALRAAFGSLDAVFALTGQRVARDPLSEVLKVEVAGRHYYVKRYHGAGKHLRRWLGRPRVKAEWQNLRHFAAWGIPTATVVAWGLERKLGAFDRGAMITAELARTTDLARLANTRDARLKDRRWVAGVSRQLADITRTLHAHSFAHNDLKWRNLLVDEGSGGNQPRLFLIDCPGGTFWWGPFLAYRVIKDLACLDKVAKYHLTRTQRLRFYLDYADKRRLDATDKARIRRITAFFEGRE
- a CDS encoding glycosyltransferase, which gives rise to MKILLLVQKEQRVILDRLYEGIAAHADCDLRWLSREDQANLRRYFRRNVRVEDYERIVFFLRFKQEIRQVPFIRTVPNLVILEHDACQNYFPGKYQGAFSRHYARLPWARVISSGYTVAQKLRAEGTDAVFVPKGYDQTMLRNLGLERDVELAFVGSTKSSVYTERRRTLDDIAAREQLLITRTASGDEYLRMLNRIRFFISADAGIGEYMIKNFEAMACGCVLFAYDQGEQENVALGLRDMENIVLYRDAAEVSAKLARLRADSSLAARIAAAGQSLAETQYRFDVLGARIAQALVPPLRARRPLNWIDKLRQSLGI